In Massilia violaceinigra, one DNA window encodes the following:
- a CDS encoding DUF1800 domain-containing protein, whose product MQEQQVLDADVATDAAVDLDEHMPTIQLDVAGDEGKSGVSVATATTALLSSAVLAACGGGGSSPAPAAPPMILPGSTMPAPNVPIPAPTPVPTPVVPTPAGPAPTVPTPTVPTPTVPTPTGTTPTVPTPAPNVPTPTPTAPTPTQTVPTPTAPTPTAPGPAAPTPTPTPTPTPTPTPTPTPTPTPTPTATPTPTPTPTPVEKIGAAEASRFLAQASMGATREQIARVQQLGYAGWITEQMAMPRSQSRWDYLVAKKLNGAESKNTEAGHDAAFWRKMVVSPDTLRQRVTLALSEILVASLSGFNASWSNFSSAAHMDLLETHAFGNYRTLLQHVSLSAPMGEYLTYRGNVKFNPATGSLPDENYAREVMQLFTIGLVQLNNDGTPKLNGGLQQETYTLDDITGLARVFTGWNYDMAGADNNSPEYKRRPMIVAANRHETGAKNFLGSSIAAGTDGLTSLTRALDTIFAHPNVGPFIGRQLIQRLVCSNPSPAYVARVSAVFNSDNNGVKGNLAKVVSAILLDTEARSASRLSDLNFGKLREPVLRFTAWARAFKASSATDAWAIGNTSDPATRLGQSPGRSGTVFNFFRPGYVPPNSAIANARMVAPEFQITNESTVVGYINYMQTVVSKGVGDVKADYSALLPMADVADTLVDELNLVLVAGQLAPATTNLIRGGIDSMPKGTNAARLNRIYAALVLVLASPEFIVQK is encoded by the coding sequence ATGCAAGAGCAACAAGTACTCGACGCAGACGTCGCGACCGACGCTGCCGTCGATCTGGACGAACACATGCCAACCATCCAGCTTGATGTTGCTGGCGATGAAGGAAAATCGGGCGTCTCCGTGGCCACGGCCACCACCGCGCTGTTGTCGAGCGCGGTCCTGGCGGCCTGCGGCGGTGGCGGCAGCTCGCCTGCGCCGGCTGCGCCGCCGATGATTCTGCCCGGATCGACCATGCCGGCCCCGAACGTGCCGATCCCGGCGCCGACACCCGTTCCGACCCCGGTAGTACCGACGCCGGCCGGTCCTGCGCCGACTGTTCCGACGCCGACTGTCCCGACACCAACTGTTCCGACGCCGACGGGTACGACACCGACTGTCCCGACGCCGGCACCAAACGTTCCGACACCGACGCCGACTGCGCCGACACCGACCCAGACCGTCCCGACGCCGACCGCGCCGACGCCGACTGCCCCAGGCCCGGCCGCTCCGACACCCACGCCAACCCCGACGCCAACCCCAACCCCAACCCCAACACCGACGCCGACGCCAACCCCGACGCCAACAGCGACGCCAACACCAACCCCTACCCCCACGCCGGTGGAAAAAATCGGCGCCGCCGAAGCCTCGCGCTTCCTGGCGCAGGCGTCGATGGGCGCCACGCGCGAACAGATCGCCCGGGTGCAGCAGCTGGGCTACGCCGGCTGGATCACCGAACAGATGGCCATGCCGCGGTCACAATCGCGCTGGGATTACCTGGTCGCAAAGAAATTAAACGGCGCCGAATCCAAGAACACCGAAGCCGGCCACGATGCCGCTTTCTGGCGCAAGATGGTGGTCTCGCCCGACACCCTGCGCCAGCGCGTCACCCTGGCACTGTCCGAAATCCTGGTCGCGTCCCTGAGCGGTTTCAACGCAAGCTGGAGCAATTTCTCCAGCGCCGCCCACATGGACTTGCTGGAAACGCACGCCTTCGGCAACTACCGCACCCTGCTGCAGCACGTATCGCTGAGCGCACCGATGGGCGAATATCTGACCTATCGCGGCAACGTCAAGTTCAACCCGGCCACCGGCTCCCTGCCCGATGAAAACTACGCGCGCGAAGTCATGCAGCTGTTTACCATCGGCCTGGTGCAGCTGAACAACGACGGCACGCCCAAGCTCAACGGCGGCTTGCAGCAGGAAACGTATACCCTGGACGACATCACCGGCCTGGCCCGGGTGTTCACCGGCTGGAACTACGACATGGCCGGCGCCGACAACAATTCGCCGGAATACAAGCGCCGCCCGATGATCGTGGCGGCCAACCGCCATGAAACGGGCGCCAAGAATTTCCTGGGAAGCAGCATCGCCGCCGGCACCGACGGCCTGACCAGCCTCACCCGCGCGCTCGACACCATCTTCGCCCATCCGAACGTGGGTCCGTTCATCGGCCGCCAGCTGATCCAGCGCCTGGTGTGCAGCAATCCCTCGCCCGCCTACGTGGCCAGGGTCAGCGCCGTGTTCAATAGCGATAATAACGGCGTCAAGGGCAACCTGGCCAAGGTCGTGTCCGCCATTCTGCTCGATACCGAAGCGCGCAGCGCCAGCCGGCTGAGCGACCTCAACTTCGGCAAGCTGCGCGAACCGGTGCTGCGCTTTACGGCGTGGGCGCGCGCATTCAAGGCCAGCTCGGCGACAGACGCCTGGGCGATCGGCAACACATCCGACCCCGCCACGCGCCTGGGACAAAGTCCCGGCCGCTCGGGCACGGTGTTCAATTTCTTCCGTCCGGGCTACGTACCGCCCAACAGCGCCATCGCCAATGCGCGCATGGTCGCGCCGGAGTTTCAGATCACCAATGAATCGACCGTGGTCGGCTATATCAATTATATGCAGACCGTGGTCAGCAAAGGCGTGGGCGACGTCAAGGCCGACTACAGCGCCCTGCTGCCGATGGCCGATGTGGCCGATACCCTCGTGGACGAGCTGAACCTGGTGCTGGTGGCGGGACAACTGGCGCCGGCGACAACCAACCTGATCAGGGGCGGGATCGATTCCATGCCCAAAGGAACCAACGCCGCCCGCCTGAACCGCATCTATGCCGCCCTGGTGCTGGTGCTGGCATCCCCCGAATTCATCGTCCAGAAATAG
- a CDS encoding DUF1501 domain-containing protein gives MQNKNGTNASRRAFLQRASALSVAGVAAPWAINVAAMAEASAATATDYKALVCVFLYGGNDYANTVTPYDPDSHAKYQSFRPNFAHSRAALAATALNPTVVPVDSAGFQHQYALAPALAPLVPLFNDGKLAVMLNVGNLVQPTTKLQFTNKSGRLPPKLFSHNDQQSVFQSSSPEGATSGWGGRIGDLFQASNTHSTFTCINVSNNAVFLSGNTAVQYQVSTSGSVPLAGLKNPLFGSASSSAALRTLMTQQRSHMLENEYNRIGKRSIEANEVLTGALSSTPAPKTAFPTANNLGDQLKLVARMIAAGPTLGAKRQVFFVSMGGFDTHDGMLTNHPALMTKLGDAMAAFYAATVELGVAEKVTTFTASDFGRTMAGNADGSDHGWGSMHFVMGGAVKGKRFYGTAPVVANGGPDDVGQGRLLPTTSVDQFAATMGAWLGVSNSELLALLPNLGNYNASTRNLGFV, from the coding sequence ATGCAAAATAAAAATGGAACCAACGCATCGCGCCGCGCCTTTCTACAACGCGCTTCCGCGCTGTCGGTCGCCGGCGTTGCCGCGCCGTGGGCAATCAACGTCGCCGCCATGGCCGAGGCAAGTGCCGCCACGGCCACCGACTACAAGGCACTGGTCTGCGTGTTTCTGTACGGCGGCAACGACTATGCCAACACCGTCACGCCCTACGATCCCGACAGCCACGCGAAATACCAGTCGTTCCGCCCCAACTTCGCGCACAGCCGCGCCGCGCTGGCCGCGACCGCGCTGAACCCGACCGTGGTGCCGGTGGACTCGGCCGGCTTCCAGCACCAGTACGCCCTGGCTCCCGCCCTGGCGCCGCTGGTCCCGCTGTTTAACGACGGAAAACTGGCCGTGATGTTGAACGTGGGCAATCTGGTACAGCCCACCACCAAGCTCCAGTTCACCAACAAGTCCGGCCGCCTGCCGCCGAAACTGTTTTCGCACAACGACCAGCAATCGGTCTTCCAGTCGTCGTCGCCGGAAGGCGCTACCTCCGGCTGGGGCGGCCGCATCGGCGACCTGTTCCAGGCGAGCAATACGCATTCGACCTTTACCTGCATCAACGTCTCGAACAATGCCGTGTTCTTGTCGGGCAATACGGCGGTGCAATACCAGGTATCGACCAGTGGCTCGGTGCCGCTGGCGGGACTCAAGAATCCGTTGTTCGGCTCGGCAAGTTCCTCGGCGGCGCTGCGCACGTTGATGACCCAGCAGCGCAGCCACATGCTGGAAAACGAATACAACCGCATCGGCAAGCGTTCGATCGAAGCCAATGAAGTGCTGACCGGCGCCCTGAGCTCGACGCCGGCGCCGAAAACGGCGTTCCCGACCGCGAACAACCTGGGCGACCAGCTGAAACTGGTCGCGCGCATGATCGCCGCCGGCCCGACCCTGGGTGCGAAACGGCAAGTGTTTTTCGTATCCATGGGTGGTTTCGACACGCACGACGGCATGCTGACCAATCACCCGGCGCTGATGACCAAACTGGGTGACGCGATGGCGGCGTTTTACGCGGCGACGGTGGAACTGGGCGTGGCCGAAAAAGTGACCACGTTCACCGCGTCCGACTTCGGACGCACGATGGCGGGCAATGCCGACGGCTCCGATCATGGCTGGGGCAGCATGCACTTCGTGATGGGTGGCGCGGTCAAGGGCAAGCGCTTTTACGGCACCGCGCCGGTGGTGGCCAATGGCGGACCGGATGATGTCGGCCAGGGACGTTTGTTGCCGACGACATCGGTCGACCAGTTCGCCGCCACGATGGGCGCGTGGCTGGGGGTGTCGAACAGCGAATTGCTGGCGCTGTTGCCGAATCTGGGGAATTACAACGCCAGTACGCGTAATCTCGGGTTCGTGTAA